In Paenibacillus hexagrammi, the following are encoded in one genomic region:
- a CDS encoding glycoside hydrolase family 43 protein has protein sequence MDNNKQVQPKTPLVTHIYTADPSAHVFEGKLYIYPSHDLDHDGPSNDNGDQYAMEDYHVLSIENFDSPCVDHGEALHLRDIPWAKQQLWAPDAAFKNDTYYLFFPARDHDGIFRIGVATSKSPSGPFKPEENYIPGSFSIDPAVLVDDDNRAYMYFGGLWGGQLEKWQTGTFVEGAEGPALNAPALGPRMAELTDDMLGFKTEPKEISIVDEEGNPITAGDEDRRYFEGPWVHKYNGYYYLSYSTGTTHCLVYGMSKNPEGPYVFKGTILTPVIGWTTHHSIVQFQDKWYLFYHDCSLSDGVNHKRCVKYTELTYHEDGTIQTIDPYK, from the coding sequence ATGGATAACAACAAACAAGTACAACCCAAGACTCCTTTAGTCACGCATATCTATACGGCAGATCCGTCTGCGCATGTATTTGAAGGAAAACTATACATATACCCATCCCACGACCTAGATCACGACGGCCCTTCCAATGACAATGGCGACCAATATGCGATGGAAGATTATCATGTGCTTTCTATTGAAAATTTTGACTCACCGTGTGTTGATCATGGGGAAGCGCTTCACTTGAGAGACATTCCATGGGCTAAGCAGCAGCTTTGGGCGCCGGATGCCGCTTTTAAGAACGACACCTATTACTTATTTTTCCCGGCCCGCGACCATGACGGAATCTTCAGAATCGGCGTAGCAACAAGCAAATCGCCATCCGGTCCTTTCAAGCCTGAAGAGAATTACATCCCTGGAAGCTTCAGTATCGATCCAGCGGTGCTAGTGGACGACGACAACAGAGCGTACATGTACTTCGGCGGGCTATGGGGCGGCCAGTTGGAAAAATGGCAGACCGGCACTTTTGTAGAAGGCGCGGAAGGTCCGGCTTTGAATGCTCCTGCATTAGGACCAAGAATGGCTGAACTTACTGACGATATGCTTGGATTTAAAACCGAGCCTAAAGAAATCTCCATTGTCGATGAAGAGGGCAATCCTATCACTGCTGGCGATGAGGACCGCAGATACTTTGAAGGTCCGTGGGTGCATAAATACAACGGGTACTATTACCTGTCCTACTCAACTGGAACAACACACTGCCTGGTATACGGTATGAGTAAAAATCCGGAGGGACCTTATGTATTCAAAGGGACAATCCTGACTCCGGTCATCGGCTGGACGACTCATCATTCCATCGTTCAATTCCAGGATAAATGGTACTTATTCTACCATGACTGCTCGTTGTCCGACGGAGTGAACCATAAGCGTTGCGTAAAATATACCGAGCTGACTTATCATGAGGACGGTACGATCCAAACGATAGATCCATATAAGTAA
- a CDS encoding carbohydrate ABC transporter permease: MHKLKYGSLTTLKYLTLIIGVFGALAPLVVVLFASFKDTMEYHNTSALTPPMHWLNFDNYVTAFTKGQMLTGFKNTLIIMVVAILGNIFIGTMIAYVLQRFRFRGRGAIMAAFLFAALIPGVTTQVITFQIVHWLGLFNSMGAAIVLYMGTDIIGIYVFIQFMDNISSQLDESAMIDGASYFTIFTKIIFPLLTPAIVTMTIIKGIGIYNDFYIPFLYMPDPSLRTISTSLFAFKGPFGSHWETICAAVMIIIAPTAILFVALQKYIYSGFTQGAVK; encoded by the coding sequence GTGCATAAGCTCAAATACGGTTCACTGACTACACTCAAGTATCTTACCTTAATAATTGGCGTGTTTGGGGCGCTGGCTCCGCTGGTCGTCGTACTCTTTGCTTCCTTCAAGGACACTATGGAATACCATAATACAAGCGCGCTGACTCCGCCTATGCACTGGCTGAACTTTGATAACTATGTCACAGCGTTTACGAAAGGTCAGATGCTCACCGGCTTCAAAAATACCCTGATCATCATGGTCGTAGCCATTCTGGGAAATATTTTCATCGGAACGATGATTGCCTATGTGCTCCAACGGTTTCGATTCCGCGGGCGCGGCGCTATCATGGCTGCATTCTTATTTGCCGCTTTGATTCCAGGTGTCACGACACAAGTCATTACCTTCCAAATCGTGCACTGGCTCGGTCTGTTTAACAGTATGGGGGCTGCGATTGTGCTCTATATGGGGACGGACATTATCGGTATTTATGTGTTCATTCAGTTTATGGATAATATTTCCTCCCAGCTGGATGAGTCCGCGATGATAGACGGGGCTTCTTATTTTACGATTTTTACAAAAATCATCTTTCCGCTGCTTACCCCGGCCATCGTCACCATGACGATTATCAAAGGTATCGGAATTTATAATGACTTTTATATCCCATTTCTCTATATGCCGGACCCCAGTCTGAGGACGATCTCAACTTCACTGTTCGCGTTCAAAGGTCCGTTCGGGTCGCATTGGGAAACGATCTGTGCCGCGGTGATGATCATTATTGCTCCTACGGCGATCTTGTTCGTCGCGCTTCAGAAATATATTTACAGCGGCTTCACGCAGGGTGCGGTTAAATAG
- a CDS encoding carbohydrate ABC transporter permease, protein MFRLSNLSYRAQRIVIIALFSIIPIMLLVTFSYIPVLGMFKYSFTDWNGLSPTYNWVGFDNFITIFTDEKYYEGFINSIYYFLGSFVQLAIALYFATILSFAVRGRNFFKGVFFFPSMINSVAVGLIFLFFFRPEGTLDTILSFMGITNPPKWLLNPDIINISLVGASVWRYLGFNLILMIGAISSVPSDLYEAAEIDGANRWHQFRYIILPSIRRIVAITVILSISGSVAPFEIPYIMTGGSNGSNTFVIQTVTTTFKYNKYGMGSAMAVVLFLIVILVTLIQKTFIKEEK, encoded by the coding sequence ATGTTTAGATTATCCAATCTTAGCTATAGAGCGCAGCGTATTGTCATTATCGCATTATTTTCCATCATCCCGATTATGCTGCTAGTTACATTTTCTTATATTCCTGTCCTCGGCATGTTTAAATATTCATTTACGGATTGGAACGGCTTGTCTCCGACCTACAACTGGGTAGGATTTGATAATTTCATCACGATCTTCACGGATGAGAAATATTACGAGGGCTTTATCAACAGTATTTATTATTTTCTCGGAAGCTTCGTTCAGCTGGCTATTGCGTTATATTTCGCCACCATTCTCAGTTTTGCGGTGAGAGGCAGAAATTTTTTCAAAGGTGTATTTTTCTTTCCGAGCATGATCAATAGTGTGGCAGTAGGGTTGATTTTTCTGTTCTTTTTCAGACCTGAAGGGACACTGGACACCATTCTTAGCTTCATGGGAATAACGAATCCGCCCAAATGGCTGCTGAATCCGGACATCATTAATATATCCTTGGTCGGCGCCTCTGTATGGCGATATCTAGGCTTTAACCTGATCCTGATGATTGGAGCGATTAGCTCCGTTCCGTCGGATTTGTATGAGGCTGCTGAAATTGATGGTGCCAACAGATGGCATCAATTCAGATATATTATTTTGCCGAGTATCAGGCGAATTGTTGCGATTACCGTAATCTTGTCAATAAGTGGCTCCGTTGCGCCCTTCGAAATTCCTTATATTATGACCGGCGGCTCGAACGGAAGTAACACGTTTGTCATTCAGACGGTTACAACCACATTCAAATATAACAAATACGGGATGGGGTCAGCGATGGCCGTTGTGCTGTTCCTTATCGTCATTCTGGTGACACTCATTCAAAAGACGTTTATTAAGGAGGAGAAGTAG